CGGGCAGCGGTTCTGGGACGATCAATATCGATCCGGGCGTGACATTTGACCAGGTCAAATTTACGGCGAAGCTGCAGTCGGATACCTCAGACGGGTCGGATTTTACCGTCTCAGCAATCACCTTTACCGAAGCTGATATTGTCGACCCTGCAACAATTGACGTCGTGGTGACATCAACTGACTCCGGCGGTCTTTCTGTCGATGAAACGTTCACCGTGTCGGTAGGAGATGTTTCCGAAGGCCCGGTCATGCTCTGGAGCGAAGATTTCTCAGGCGTGTCGAATGGTGCGACTTCCGACGCAGGCAACACCGCCTGGAGCGCAAGCGATGCAGGTGCTGATATTATCGGCAATCATGGTGTTGGTAATGGTGCCTACGAATTTGGGCGGACTACAGATGATGCTTACGATAGTGCATCAAAAGTAGTCTGGAGCAGTGAAGCGATTGATATTTCCGGCCATTCGGAACTCGATCTGAGCTTCAGCCTCTCTCACCAAGGCGATATGGAGGAAAGTGGCGAGTGGCAGGACACGTTCAAGGCATTTGCTATCATCGACGGTGTCCGAACAGAGATTTTGGCTCAGGATGGAGATTCTGGAATTCAAGATGTTTACAATTTCCAGGATATCGGAACGGGTTCAACCCTGGTCATAGAGTTTGAGGCGAAAACCACTTCCGACGATGAAACATTCAGCATTGACGATATCAAGCTTGTCGCCGATGGGTCGGAGACCGCTCTAACCGAAGTGAACGACCCAGGCGACGCAATGCCTGACGACGCAGCTACCATTACAGGGAGCTGGCACGACAGCTATCATCAGACCAATGGTACGAGTGGCGATGATGTGATTGCTATGGGATCCGCCGACAAGATTGACGGCAAAGATGGTGATGACATTCTCAAAGGCAGCTCGGGCAGTGATGAGATCGAGGGCGGGAGTGGTAACGATGCGCTTTACGGTGGATCGGGCAACGACGATCTTGAGGGCGAGAGCGGCAACGATCAGTTGTATGGCGGTTCCGGCAATGACGATCTAGATGGCGGAAGCGGAGACGATCTTCTCGTTGGCGGCTCTGGCGACGACCTTATGTCGGGCGGGTTAGGTGACGATGTCCTGTTCGGCGGCTCTGGTAACGATACCATGACCGGTGGAGATGGTTCGGATCTCTTCATCTTCCAGACTGGAAACTCTGACGCTGATACCATCAATGGTGGGGTCGGCAGCAGTTGGACCGATACCATTCAGCTGCAGGGCAATGGCGGCGGTGCGGTGACCATGGATTGGACACTGGAGCTGGATGGCGGATCAATCGAAGGCAGCGATATGGGCTCCTACGACCTCTCCGAAGATGCATCCGGGACCATCACCTTTGCAGATGGATCGGAAATCTCCTTCGATAATATCGAGCGCATCGAATGGTGATGCATCGCTGACATTCCAGTCAGAAGGGCCGCGCCTCTTGGGTTCGGCCCTTTTGCTTTCCTGCCTTTCGAAAAGGAAGAGCCCCTGTTAGGTTGAAAAAAGCCGGGAGGGATAACCCTCCGAACTATGGGGGGAACCATGGCAGAGACGACGAGCGCTGAAGCGTCAGCAGGCAACTTCATCACGCCGGCCTATCGACGGTATGCGCTTGGCATTTTGACGGTGGTCTATTCGGTCAATTATGTGGACCGCCAGATCCTTTCGATCCTGTTGGACCCGATCAAGCTTGAACTCTCCCTGAGCGACACCCAACTGGGCCTCCTTTTTACGACTTTCGGCATCTTCTACGCGACCTTGGGGCTTCCCATCGCCATGTTGGCCGACCGGACCAACCGCCGAAACGTCATCACCGCCTCTATGACCATCTTCTCTGGCATGACCGCAGCCTGTGGCCTTGTAACCAGCTTCTGGCAGCTCATGATTGCGCGCATCTTAGTTGGCGTGGGTGAGGCGGGATCCAGCCCACCCTCGCACTCCATGATTGCAGATCTCTATGAGCCCAAAACACGCGCGACCGCTCTCGCGATCTTCTCTTTGGGCGTCAATATCGGCATCTTCATCGGCTTTTTGGTCGGCGGCTTTGTGGCGCAGATGTATGATTGGCGTACGGCTTTCTTTGTTGTCGGTCTACCTGGGTTGGTTCTTGCTGGCCTTGTGCATTTTTCGCTAAAGGAGCCACCAAGAGGGCATTCAGAGGGACGAACGGATCAAGGGCATCTGGAGGAGGCACCGGGCATCATGGAAGTCCTTCGCTTCCTGCTGACCCAACCAGCCTTCCGTCACATAGCCGCAGGCGCTACGCTGGTTTCGTTTGTGGGATACGGAGCCGTGGCCTGGTTGCCGCCTTTTCTCGGACGATCACATGGAATGGAACTTGGAGATATTGGCCTTGCTCTGGCTTTGATCATCGGCATTGCTGGTGGCCTTGGCACCTATGGCGCAGGCTTCCTGGCAGACAAGCTCGGACAAAAGGATATCCGCTGGTACATGTGGGTTGTGGCAGCCGCCGGTGTGATCGCTTTTCCGTTCGGCGTTAGTGTGTATCTGTCTGAAGATCTGACCTGGACGCTCGGCCTGTTCATTGTGCCGGCAGCGGCTGGGTCGCTTTACCTCGGGCCAAGCCTTGCCATGACTCAAGGGTTGGCGCGGCTGAAGATGCGGGCTGCAGCCTCTGCTCTTCTCCTGTTCATTTTGAACATTATCGGCCTGGGCCTTGGGCCACAGGCTGTCGGTATTGTCAGTGACCTTCTGGAGCCCACTTATGGTGTTGAGTCACTGCGCTATGCGCTCTTGATCATGACCCCTCTGGGCCTCTGGGGGTCGTTGCACTTCTTCCTCGCCGCCAGAACTCTGGGCGATGGACTGGAGAGGGCAAAGGCCCTCCCCGCCTAAGGCTGACCTAGTGCTCGTGCGCGGTTGACTGTTCTTCTTTCACGAAGAACATCAGCAGCAGTCCGGTAATCAGGAAGATGATTACGCTTCCCAAGCCCACCCGCTGACTGCTGGTGGTCTGGGTCACGATTGCCACCGTCAAGGGCGCTAGGAAGCTTGTGGCTTTCCCGCAAAGTGCATAGAGGCCATAGAATTCAGCCATCATGGCGGGGGGCGCGATGCGTGCGAGCATCGTGCGGCTGGAGGAGAGAGATGGCCCGGCAAAGACGCCGGTCGCGGTGGCGAGGAACAGGAACCAGCGTTCGGCGCTTGTATCAAATCCCATCCCGTTGAGCGCCTCACCAAAAACACTGGTGGCTGTGATGGGCTCCATACTGACCGCGATCATAAAGGCCGCCGTGTCTGTAGTTGTGCCGACAAGCAGCATCAATCCAATGGCGAACAAGGAAACTGCCCCAACAATTGTGCGTTTTGATCCGATGTAATCGTCGACGAGGCCGCCAAGCAGCGTGAACGGCACCTGCATCACAATGATAATGAGGCCGTAAAAACCAATCTGGGTCGTCGGCCAGTCGAAAACACCTTTTGCGTAGACGCCGGTGAAGATGAAGACCGCAGCCTGGCCATCATAATAAATCATGCGCGCAAGCAAGAAGATCGCGATGTTTTTGTAATGCGGCAACTTCTTGATGGTGCCGATAACCATTGCCACGCCCTTCTTTGCGGCTTCTCTGCGGTTGAGACCTGTGCGCGGCTGATCTGGTGTCATGAAGAAAAAGGGGAGAGCAAAGACAAGAAGCCAAACCGCTGATAGCGGTCCCACGACACGATTGTGTTCGCTGACCGCTTTGTCGATCCCAAACCAAGGAACCTCTGGCAGGCCGAACATAAGCAGCCAAACAGCGAAGGACAGAATGGCGCCCAGGGAGCCGACCGCATAGCCAACCGCTGAGAGGGCGCCTATGCGCTTTTTTGAGACCAGCGCAGGCAACATGGCATTGTGGTAGACGATGGCAAACTCAAGGCTTGTTGCCGCAATAACGACGCCAATAACAACCAGCAGGATGGAGTTTGGGTCGCCTGGAGCGGCAAACCAGAGCACAGACATGCCAAGAAACGCTAAGAGTGTGAAGAAGAAAATGCCAGGCTTGCGCGGGCCTGCGGCATCGGCGAGCGAGCCAAAGAATGGGCTCAGCAGAGCAATGGAAATTCCAGCGGTCGCCTGTACATAGCCCCAGATGGCCTGACCACGAACATCATCGCCCACGACTTCACTCGAGAAGTAAGGCGCAAACACAAAGATGTTGATCAGGATGAAATAGGGATTGAGCGCCCAGTCATAGATAAACCAGCCGAACATGCCGCCTTTTCCAGTCGGCTTTTCACCTGTGACGGTCAGGTGCCCGCCAGGCTGTTCATGGGTGATCTGTTCTTCATATGCACTGGTCACGCGAGCGCCCCTCCTCGACAAGTCTGGAATGACTGACGTGAGAGACAGTCATTCTGTGCAGCCAGTTCCTATGGCCTTCATATCGGTATGGCCTTTAAGTGCTTGAAAATCAACGAAAAATTTGATCCTGCGCAGATTAGTATGCGCTTTCTAGACATCTGGTCCTAAACACACATCCAACGAGGGACCCAGCCAGTCAGTTTCCCCAATCAAGCCGGGCCCGCAGCAAGAGATTTTAAAGACCCGAATCTAGGAGAAAAGATCATGGCGACGAAGACACGGAAAACGACGAAGAAAGCAGCACCTGAAGCAAAGCTCCCGCTTGCTCGTGACATCTGGCTTGCTGGCCTTGGCTTTTATGGCCGCATTTATGATGAGACTGTGGAACGTGCTGAATCTGCTCGCACCGAAGCCAACAAGTTCTTTGACGAGCTGGTTGACCGCGGCACTGTTGTTGAAACAGAAACACGCAAAGCACTCAAAGACGTGCGCATCGATACAAACGGCACCGTAGAAGAACGCATCCAGAAGCTCCGCGACGCGCTTCCTGAGCTGCCAAAGCTCCCTGAAATGCCTGAACTGCCAGAGATGCCTGAGCTTCTCCAGTTCCCACAGTTCAAGTCGACACGGGTTCGTGAGCTGGAAACCGAAGTCGAAGCACTGACGAAAAAAGTCAATGCCCTTAGCCGCAAAGCAGCTGCTAAGCCAAAGGCACGTAAGACCCCGGCCCGTAAAGCTGCGTAACAAGCTTTACGAGCGAAGCCGAACGGTGTCGTGGTTCTCCACGGCGCCGTTCGTGCATTTTATGCCAATGAATGGGCTCACAATGTGAGTTTCTGCTGGCGACAAACCCCCAGGCACAGTCTAATCAAGATTAGACAGATGACGGCCTCATGGACGAGGCAGAATGGGGGAACCGATGCCAGACCAATCTTCCGGCAGCCGAAAATCGGCAAAAGCAAAATCACCTGTAGACAAAGCAAGCGACCTCGCACGCCAGATCTGGCTCGCGGGTGTGGGCGCTTATGGTCAGGCGGTCGACGATACTCAGCAGGAAGTAACCCGGCGTGTCGCGCAAGTCAGCCAAGACACATCCAAATTCTTTGAAGAACTCGTGTCCCGAGGTACTGACTTGGAAAAGAACCTGGGCGCTCTAGGCAAGATGAGTGCAGATGTGCGTGCAGAGGGGTTTCGGCGCGGAGCAGACATGTCGCTTTCATTGGAGGATCGGCTGTCGCGGATGCGGGACATGTTGGGGCTCGCCCCATCTGGGACCGGTTTTGAAGAGAAGGTGGACAAGCTTTCAGCAGATGTCGCGGCGCTGAGTGCCAAACTCGACCTGGTGTTGGATCAGCTGAACAATCCAGTCTCTAAACCGGCCGTGAAAAAAGCGGCGGCAAAAAAGAAAACGACAACCAAGAAGAAGCCAGCGGCAAAGAAAAAGACGGTGCGAAAAAAGGCGTCCGCCAAAAAGAAACCGATATCGCGAAACTAACGGTCGGCAGCCGCGATGAAAACTCGGGAACGTATCCTCAAAGCCAGTCTTGAACTCTTCAACGAAGAGGGAGAGACAAATGTGTCGACGGTCGATATCGCCAATCAGGTCGATATATCACCGGGCAACCTTTACTATCATTTTAAAGGGAAGGATGCGCTGATAACGGCGCTCTACGATGCGTTTGAAGAAGAGATGCGGATTGTTCTGACCGCGCCAGTAGAAAGTCCGTTGAGAGCAGAAGACAATTGGCTCTATTTTTATATTGTCTTTGAAGAGATCTTTGACTTTCGGTTTTTCTACCGAAATCTTACAGATCTTCTAAACAGATATCCGCAGCTCAACGCGCGTTTTGACGATCTGTTGGCACGTAAGCAGGCGACATGCGGTGCACTGCTTACCAGTCTTGCGGAACGAAACGTATTGGACATCAGAGAAGATGAGACAGAACAGGTCAGCACGCGGCTTACCATGTTGCTCACCTATTGGTTGAACTTTGAAGCTGTACGACATCCCAATGCGTCAGGACCCGACATTATTCATGGGGGCGTCTACCACGTGCTCAGTCACGTAGCGCCCTATTTCGCAGCCGGGCGCGGTGTTTTTATGGATGTCATTTCAACGCTCTATGAAGACCAAAAGGCAGACGCTCAGAAAAGAGCCAGCCGCTAAAAGGGTTTCGCATTTGCGAAACCGCCTGCTGCCCAGATTGAAATTCCGCATGATCCAGACTCTTTTTCTTGCCAACGGTGGCCAGAGCCCCCATTTTATTCCTATCGAATTTGTTGGAGCATTGTGACGGCTCCCGGCCTTGCCTCAATAAGGGCTATGCGGCGTTTCCAATTACGATTTGATACCCTACACACGGGGCTCGTGTGAAATTGAAGATCGGCGCGACGGCGCTGTACAGGAGAATGAGATGGCGACTGGTACAGTCAAATGGTTCAACCCCACAAAAGGGTATGGTTTCATCCAGCCGGAAGACGGCGGCCAGGATGTATTCGTACACATTTCTGCGGTTGAGCGTGCTGGACTCGCTGGGCTTGATGAAAACCAAAAGGTTTCCTACGAGCTTGAGACCGGACGAAATGGCAAAAGCTCTGCAGTGGACCTCAAGGTCCTTTAACCCCCAATGCAGCAAGTTTTTTAAGGGAGCGCATTGTCGCTCCCTTTTTTGTTATGTGCAGGTATCAGCATATCCCTGCGTCATACCGAACTCCGTCGAAGACCGTTGACGCTTGCGTTGGCGCATGTACTTTTCTTCTCAGATACACTTGTCAGAGAGAGATAAAATGCTTCAGCCGGTAAGCGAAACTGCCCTGGTGGACATTCCCGATGCGGGTCCATCCCACGCCCCAATCTATTCGACACCAGCTGGGTTTGACCTTGCTGACAATAATGCCTTCACGTCCGGCCAACCTTTTGACTACTATAAAAGGCTGAGAGAAGAAGCTCCGGCTGCCTGGACACCGGTACCGCTCGCAGCCGGCTATTGGGCAATCAGCCGCTATGATGATGTAAAACGGATTGAGCTTGATCCGGAGACGTTCTCGTCCCAACGCGGCGGGATCAACATGGCAACCGCTGAAAGAGGCAGCGGCCATGAGCGCCTCGCGGGCGCGGCGCTTAATACACTGATCAGTCTGGACCGTCCCTATCACGTGCCTTTGCGAATGCAGCACCGCGCCTTCTTCACTCCGGACTATATTGCCGAGCTGCGAAAGAAGGTCGAAGTCAAAGTCGACGAACTGCTGGATGACATGGAGCGCAAAGGCCCTGTTGTTGACATGGTCAAAAACTTTTCTGAACAATTGCCGCTCTTCACACTCTGCGAGATGTTGGGGGTTGACGAAAAAGACCGGCCTAAGATCGTTCGCTGGATGCACTATCTTGAGCTTGCGTCCCATATGATCACCGAGCAGGCGCAGGGGCGTAAAATTAGCTACGTCTTCCTTGCAAAGTTCCTCTGGAATGTCCGGCAGATGTTCAAGTACGGAGAACGTGTTCTTCAGGACCGTCGTGCCAATCCACGAAGCGACCTGCTCACAGCAATTGCCCAAGCAGAAATTGACGGCGAGCCACTGTCCCAGGAATTTCTCGATGGAGCGTGGCTACTGATCATTTTTGCGGGCAACGACACAACGCGGAATTCCCTGTCAGGAACAATGCGATTGCTCACAGAGTTTCCGGAGCAAAAACAGAAACTTCTGGATGATCCCTCAAAGATTAAGCAGATGGTGCCAGAAGCCATCCGAATGGTCTCACCTGTTATTTTCATGCGCCGCACCTTATTGGCCGACACTGAGATCGCTGGACAGAAAATGTCTGAGGGTGAAAAAGTGATCATGTATTACGGGTCGGCAAATCGAGACTCATCCATTTTTGAGAATCCCGACCAGTTTGATATTGAACGGAAAAACGCGGGCGACCACCTCTCCTTCGGCGCAGGGCCACATGTTTGTCTCGGTCAGCGGGTTGCCAACATGCAGCTTGAGGTGGCGTACGAGAAAATCCTATCTCGTTTCCCGAACATCAAATTCACAGGCAACTGGTCTCAGGCGCCGAACAATTTTGTGAACGCAATCTCAAAACTGGAAGTGGATTTGGGCACCTAAAGCTCATGGTTGATCTTCCGCCGGGAGCAGCTCTGATCGATCAGTTCATCAGCGCGGAACGAGAGGCTGCACTTCTATCCTGCATTGATAGCGTACCTTGGCTGCTGGATCTGCGCAGACGGGTTCAGCACTACGGCTGGCGTTACGATTACAAAGCGCGGCGTGTCACGGCGGGCGCACAGTTGGGGCCCCTACCAGGCTGGTTGGAGCCAGAGATAGGCACTTTATGTGGTCGCGGCCTATTTGATCCTGCGCCCGACCAGGTCATCGTCAATGAATATGATCGTGGCCAGGGCATCGCGCCTCACATCGACTGTGTTCCCTGTTTTGGTCCGACCATCGCAAGCCTGTCGCTGGCGGGAACGGTGGAGATGCAGTTTGAGAACAAGGCAACAGGCGAGCGTAGAGGCGTGTTACTTGGGCCCCGCAGCTTGCTCTGTCTCACCGGGCCTGCTCGGTTTGACTGGCGCCATGGCATCGCAGCCCGAAAGTCAGATCCTGTGAACGGAACGCGGGTGCCCAGAAAACGGCGGATTTCGCTCACTTTCCGGCGGGTGATTGCCAGCTTAACCTAATTCCCCACTCCGACTCCGGAGTTTGTTGCGGTGCAGCAAGCATTCGCGTATGAAGGCCGCTCATCTGTAGCGTTTTTCTGAGCCCAGGGCCTCCTTCATCGTGATTAAGTCCACCTTCGCGGCTTTTGCCGACCGCCTTTCTATTGCCGAATGGAAGGGCCGTGATCGCTCTATCCTTTCACCGTCTGTTCTGAAAACAGAAATCCTGTCAGGACTGACTGTGGCGCTGGCCCTGGTGCCGGAAGCTGTCGCATTTGCCTTTGTGGCGGGCGTGCATCCGCTGGTGGGGCTCTATGCAGCCTTTATTGTTGGCCTCATCACGGCACTCTTTGGCGGACGGCCTGGCATGATTTCCGGCGCGACCGGCGCACTGGCAGTGGTCATGGTTTCCCTCGTCGCTACCCACGGCGTTGAATATCTTTTCGCCACGGTTGTGCTGATGGGCATCCTGCAAATTCTCGCGGGCATCCTTCGGTTAGGCAAATTCATTCGTCTGGTCCCTCATCCGGTGATGCTGGGTTTTGTAAACGGACTGGCGATTGTCATTTTCCTGGCCCAGCTGACACAGTTTCAAGTGACGGACGCTGAGGGTGTCAGGACCTGGATGAGCGGCATGCCGCTGATAATGATGCTGGGTCTTGTAGCGCTCACCATGGCCATCATCTGGGTCATGCCGAAACTCACCACGGCTATTCCCGCACCTCTCGCGGGTATCGGTATTGTGGCAGCGATTGTGATCGCCACCGGCATTGATGTTCCGCGTGTTGGTGATTTGGCCTCCATTCAAGGAGGCTTGCCAGAGTTCCATATTCCTCTGGCGCCACTCACGATGGAAACATTTGAAATCATCTTCCCCTACGCGTTAATCCTGGCAGCCATTGGTTTGATTGAAAGCCTCCTCACCTTGAACCTGGTCGGTGAGATGACGGGCAAACGCGGCGGGGCCTCACAAGAATGCATCGCGCAGGGCACCGCCAATGTAGTGACGGGCTTCTTTGGCGGCATGGGCGGCTGCGCGATGATCGGCCAGTCTATGATCAATGTGAAATCTGGCGGCCGCACTCGACTGTCCGGTACATCTGCCGCGCTTTTCCTGCTTGCGTTCATTTTGGTTGCCTCAAGTCTAATCGAGCAGATTCCGTTGGCGGCGCTTGTGGGCGTCATGTTTATGGTGGTGATAGGGACATTTGCCTGGCAGTCGCTTCGCATTCTGCGCCGCATCCCCATGACGGATACGCTAGTCATCCTCCTTGTCACCGTCGTGACGGTGATGAGCGATCTTGCGATTGCAGTCGTTGTTGGCGTGATTGTCTCGGCCCTGGCCTATGCATGGAACAATGCATCGCGGATCCGCGCTTTCGTCGACACCAATGAAGAGGGGGCTCGCGTCTATCAGATCGAAGGGCCGCTCTTCTTCGGCTCAACCGAAGGGTTCCTTGAGCTTTTCCACCCGGAAGATGATCCAGATATTGTGATTGTTGATTTCCTGGATAGTCGTGTGGTCGATCAGTCTGCACTGCAGGCTATTGAAGCCTTGGCCGCCAAATATCAAGCGCGCAACAAGACGCTACAGCTCCGGCACTTGTCACACGACTGTCATCAATTGTTGCAGCGGGCTGGCCAGCTGATTGTCGATTCAGATGACGACCCGGACTACGCTCTGGCGGTGGATTATTCAGTCCGGACTGGCATGTTGGGCGGTGGTCACTAGTCAGATCAAAGCACCTGAAGCGCACGATGATCTGACAGGCAGGTCATCAATCACCTCAGTCTGCACCAACAGATGGGCGGCCGACCGAGTGATATGTGACACCTGCATGCTCCATCTCCGCTAAGGTGTATATATTGCGCAGATCGATAATGAGAGGTTGGGTGAGAAGCGATTTGACCCGGCTAATGTCAAGCATGCGGAACGCATTCCACTCAGTCAGGATGAGCAACGCCGCAGCGCCGTCCATAACTTCGTAACCGTCAGTTCCCCACTCAACACCTGGAAGTAGAGGCTTTGCCTGTTGCATGCCTTCAGGGTCAAAGGCCCGAATATTGGCTCCAGCTTTTTGTAGCAGCGGGATGATGTCCAGACTTGGCGCGTCGCGCATGTCGTCCGTATTTGGTTTGAACGTTACGCCCAGGACAGCAAGCGATTTTCCGCGAACATCACCGCCACAGGCGGCAATGACCTTGTCGGCCATCCGACGTTTGCGCTCGCTGTTCGCCTCAATCACAGATTCAACAATTTGCGTCGGTCGCCCAACCTTCCGGGCGGTATCGGTTAAGGCAAGCGAGTCTTTAGGGAAGCAGGAACCGCCAAAGCCAGCACCTGCCTGCAGAAACTTTTGTCCGATCCGCGAGTCGAGGCCAATGCCTTTCGACACGTCCTGCACGTCGGCCCCTACCGCTTCGCAAATGTCAGAGATTTCATTGATAAACGTGACCTTTGTAGCCAGGAACGCGTTGTTGGCATATTTGATGATCTCTGCTGTCGTACGCCCAGTGATGAGAAAAGGCGTCTCGTTGAGAATGAGGGGGCGATAGATCGAGCGCATCACTTCGCGCGCGCGTTCAGAATCTGTGCCGACCACGACCCGGTCAGGTTTCATAAAGTCGTCAATGGCCGAGCCTTCGCGCAGAAACTCAGGGTTTGAAGCGACATCAAAGTCGGCGTCCGGATTGGTCTTTCTAATGATCGCTTCAACTTCATCGCCTGTGCCGACTGGTACGGTCGATTTATTGACAACAATAGTGTAGCCGGTGAGTTTCGGTGCGAGTTCAGCAGCAACGGCGTAGACGGCGCTTAAGTCTGCGCTCCCGTCCGTTTCGCTCGGCGGTGTGCCGACGGCGATAAAGATTGCGTCCTGACTGCCGATGACGTCGTCTGCCCATGAAGTGAAGCCTAGGCGCCCAGCGGTAATGTTCTTTTTGACGAGTTCTTCAAGGCCGGGCTCATAAATAGGAATTTCTCCTCTGCAAAGCCGGTCCAGCTTGTCTTCATCATTGTCGATACAGACAACGGTGTGTCCAAGGTCAGCAAAACAAGCACCCGAAACCAGCCCCACATAGCCTGTGCCAATCATGGCGATCTTCATCAGTTAATTCCTTAACGCCAATATCAATTTTCCAGCTTGGGCGCTCTTGGCCGCCGGAATCGCCGCTCCTCTAGCGGCGCT
The DNA window shown above is from Parvibaculaceae bacterium PLY_AMNH_Bact1 and carries:
- a CDS encoding MFS transporter (Derived by automated computational analysis using gene prediction method: Protein Homology.), with protein sequence MTSAYEEQITHEQPGGHLTVTGEKPTGKGGMFGWFIYDWALNPYFILINIFVFAPYFSSEVVGDDVRGQAIWGYVQATAGISIALLSPFFGSLADAAGPRKPGIFFFTLLAFLGMSVLWFAAPGDPNSILLVVIGVVIAATSLEFAIVYHNAMLPALVSKKRIGALSAVGYAVGSLGAILSFAVWLLMFGLPEVPWFGIDKAVSEHNRVVGPLSAVWLLVFALPFFFMTPDQPRTGLNRREAAKKGVAMVIGTIKKLPHYKNIAIFLLARMIYYDGQAAVFIFTGVYAKGVFDWPTTQIGFYGLIIIVMQVPFTLLGGLVDDYIGSKRTIVGAVSLFAIGLMLLVGTTTDTAAFMIAVSMEPITATSVFGEALNGMGFDTSAERWFLFLATATGVFAGPSLSSSRTMLARIAPPAMMAEFYGLYALCGKATSFLAPLTVAIVTQTTSSQRVGLGSVIIFLITGLLLMFFVKEEQSTAHEH
- a CDS encoding hypothetical protein (Derived by automated computational analysis using gene prediction method: GeneMarkS-2+.), translating into MPDQSSGSRKSAKAKSPVDKASDLARQIWLAGVGAYGQAVDDTQQEVTRRVAQVSQDTSKFFEELVSRGTDLEKNLGALGKMSADVRAEGFRRGADMSLSLEDRLSRMRDMLGLAPSGTGFEEKVDKLSADVAALSAKLDLVLDQLNNPVSKPAVKKAAAKKKTTTKKKPAAKKKTVRKKASAKKKPISRN
- a CDS encoding alpha-ketoglutarate-dependent dioxygenase AlkB (Derived by automated computational analysis using gene prediction method: Protein Homology.) — protein: MVDLPPGAALIDQFISAEREAALLSCIDSVPWLLDLRRRVQHYGWRYDYKARRVTAGAQLGPLPGWLEPEIGTLCGRGLFDPAPDQVIVNEYDRGQGIAPHIDCVPCFGPTIASLSLAGTVEMQFENKATGERRGVLLGPRSLLCLTGPARFDWRHGIAARKSDPVNGTRVPRKRRISLTFRRVIASLT
- a CDS encoding MFS transporter (Derived by automated computational analysis using gene prediction method: Protein Homology.), which produces MAETTSAEASAGNFITPAYRRYALGILTVVYSVNYVDRQILSILLDPIKLELSLSDTQLGLLFTTFGIFYATLGLPIAMLADRTNRRNVITASMTIFSGMTAACGLVTSFWQLMIARILVGVGEAGSSPPSHSMIADLYEPKTRATALAIFSLGVNIGIFIGFLVGGFVAQMYDWRTAFFVVGLPGLVLAGLVHFSLKEPPRGHSEGRTDQGHLEEAPGIMEVLRFLLTQPAFRHIAAGATLVSFVGYGAVAWLPPFLGRSHGMELGDIGLALALIIGIAGGLGTYGAGFLADKLGQKDIRWYMWVVAAAGVIAFPFGVSVYLSEDLTWTLGLFIVPAAAGSLYLGPSLAMTQGLARLKMRAAASALLLFILNIIGLGLGPQAVGIVSDLLEPTYGVESLRYALLIMTPLGLWGSLHFFLAARTLGDGLERAKALPA
- a CDS encoding cold-shock protein (Derived by automated computational analysis using gene prediction method: Protein Homology.) — encoded protein: MATGTVKWFNPTKGYGFIQPEDGGQDVFVHISAVERAGLAGLDENQKVSYELETGRNGKSSAVDLKVL
- a CDS encoding TetR/AcrR family transcriptional regulator (Derived by automated computational analysis using gene prediction method: Protein Homology.); this encodes MKTRERILKASLELFNEEGETNVSTVDIANQVDISPGNLYYHFKGKDALITALYDAFEEEMRIVLTAPVESPLRAEDNWLYFYIVFEEIFDFRFFYRNLTDLLNRYPQLNARFDDLLARKQATCGALLTSLAERNVLDIREDETEQVSTRLTMLLTYWLNFEAVRHPNASGPDIIHGGVYHVLSHVAPYFAAGRGVFMDVISTLYEDQKADAQKRASR
- a CDS encoding cytochrome P450 (Derived by automated computational analysis using gene prediction method: Protein Homology. GO_function: GO:0005506 - iron ion binding [Evidence IEA]; GO_function: GO:0016705 - oxidoreductase activity, acting on paired donors, with incorporation or reduction of molecular oxygen [Evidence IEA]; GO_function: GO:0020037 - heme binding [Evidence IEA]), giving the protein MLQPVSETALVDIPDAGPSHAPIYSTPAGFDLADNNAFTSGQPFDYYKRLREEAPAAWTPVPLAAGYWAISRYDDVKRIELDPETFSSQRGGINMATAERGSGHERLAGAALNTLISLDRPYHVPLRMQHRAFFTPDYIAELRKKVEVKVDELLDDMERKGPVVDMVKNFSEQLPLFTLCEMLGVDEKDRPKIVRWMHYLELASHMITEQAQGRKISYVFLAKFLWNVRQMFKYGERVLQDRRANPRSDLLTAIAQAEIDGEPLSQEFLDGAWLLIIFAGNDTTRNSLSGTMRLLTEFPEQKQKLLDDPSKIKQMVPEAIRMVSPVIFMRRTLLADTEIAGQKMSEGEKVIMYYGSANRDSSIFENPDQFDIERKNAGDHLSFGAGPHVCLGQRVANMQLEVAYEKILSRFPNIKFTGNWSQAPNNFVNAISKLEVDLGT
- a CDS encoding phasin family protein (Derived by automated computational analysis using gene prediction method: Protein Homology.) — its product is MATKTRKTTKKAAPEAKLPLARDIWLAGLGFYGRIYDETVERAESARTEANKFFDELVDRGTVVETETRKALKDVRIDTNGTVEERIQKLRDALPELPKLPEMPELPEMPELLQFPQFKSTRVRELETEVEALTKKVNALSRKAAAKPKARKTPARKAA